The following are encoded together in the Bacillota bacterium genome:
- a CDS encoding (2Fe-2S) ferredoxin domain-containing protein: MECMEHREHHREHKETCADETCANEAHAGKACAGETIAQATRAAGQAEGKTAGLTEIVIGMATCGIASGAEAVFRAFEEALKEKGLADARVTGTGCLGRCVKEPLVEVIRPGEPPVFYANVTPEKAREIVDRHIGKGEVVAELELR; encoded by the coding sequence ATGGAGTGCATGGAACACAGGGAACACCACAGGGAACACAAGGAGACTTGCGCGGATGAGACTTGCGCGAATGAAGCTCACGCGGGTAAGGCTTGCGCGGGCGAGACGATAGCCCAAGCTACAAGAGCCGCGGGCCAAGCAGAGGGGAAGACTGCAGGACTTACTGAGATTGTAATTGGAATGGCCACATGCGGGATAGCCTCGGGCGCAGAGGCCGTATTCAGAGCCTTTGAGGAAGCCTTGAAGGAGAAAGGGCTCGCGGATGCCAGGGTCACCGGGACGGGATGCCTAGGAAGGTGCGTAAAAGAACCCCTCGTAGAGGTGATCAGGCCGGGCGAACCGCCGGTGTTCTATGCAAATGTGACCCCTGAGAAGGCCCGCGAGATAGTAGATCGCCACATAGGGAAGGGAGAGGTTGTCGCCGAGCTGGAGCTAAGGTAA
- a CDS encoding GAF domain-containing protein, translating to MEIEFRKRALCEMCEAVNSALELREALEVITKNAVDKLGLKASSIRLLDPKREILEIAAACGLSDAYLKKGPVKVSNSQIDREALGGKLVFVYDVTSDRRVQYPEEMKREGLSSLLCIPISFKGQPIGVLRAYTGELHEFTPDEIDVLCILAAQGGVAIRNARLHHRTRTLSEIAGRINSTLELAEVLDLLVENAAKALDVKAASLRLLDRSGKRLVVSSAYGLSEEYLQKGPVDVERSILDGEVLSGGRPVKLLEAAEDPRFQYRQEAEREGIRSVLCVPLFVKEKPVGVLRVYTEMPYDFAEDEVDFLTALGNLGAIAIENARMYKELKDNYDRLMTDIAALHEWGGGRHGVHGTQGTPQGTQGDLRG from the coding sequence ATGGAGATTGAATTCAGAAAACGAGCCCTTTGCGAGATGTGCGAAGCTGTGAATTCCGCGCTGGAACTCAGGGAGGCTCTGGAGGTCATCACAAAGAATGCCGTTGATAAGCTGGGGCTCAAGGCAAGTTCCATCAGGCTCTTGGACCCCAAAAGGGAGATATTGGAGATAGCGGCAGCCTGCGGGCTGAGTGACGCATACCTCAAGAAGGGCCCCGTCAAGGTCAGCAATAGCCAGATCGATAGGGAGGCTCTAGGGGGCAAGCTGGTCTTTGTATATGATGTGACAAGCGACCGCCGCGTCCAGTACCCAGAGGAGATGAAAAGGGAGGGTCTATCCTCCCTCCTGTGTATACCGATCTCCTTTAAGGGCCAGCCGATCGGGGTATTGCGGGCCTACACCGGGGAGCTACACGAGTTTACACCCGATGAGATCGACGTCCTCTGCATCCTTGCAGCCCAGGGCGGGGTAGCGATAAGAAATGCCAGGCTTCACCACAGGACGCGCACCCTTTCTGAGATTGCAGGGAGAATAAATTCCACCCTCGAACTTGCAGAGGTCCTGGATCTCCTGGTGGAGAACGCGGCGAAAGCCCTGGATGTCAAGGCTGCCTCGCTCAGGCTCTTAGATCGTTCGGGGAAGAGGCTCGTTGTCAGCTCGGCCTATGGCCTGAGCGAGGAATATCTCCAGAAGGGGCCTGTAGATGTTGAGCGGAGCATACTTGACGGGGAGGTGCTCTCCGGAGGGCGCCCTGTGAAGCTCCTGGAGGCTGCAGAAGACCCCCGCTTTCAATACCGCCAGGAAGCCGAGCGAGAAGGAATAAGGTCGGTGCTCTGCGTCCCTCTTTTTGTGAAGGAAAAGCCTGTAGGGGTGCTCAGGGTTTACACTGAAATGCCGTATGACTTCGCGGAGGATGAGGTCGATTTCCTTACTGCGCTTGGCAACCTGGGGGCGATCGCCATCGAGAATGCGAGGATGTACAAGGAGCTCAAAGATAACTACGACCGGCTTATGACGGACATAGCGGCCCTTCATGAGTGGGGAGGCGGGCGTCATGGAGTGCATGGAACACAGGGAACACCACAGGGAACACAAGGAGACTTGCGCGGATGA